One region of Halohasta litchfieldiae genomic DNA includes:
- a CDS encoding hydantoinase B/oxoprolinase family protein, whose protein sequence is MTDTTESSDVAEEIDPVTLEIMRNQLEGVAEEMGQVLVAGAYSPNIKERRDCSTALFDTEGRLIAQAEHIPVHLGAMPEAVEAVRQQDPQPGDIWLLNDPFAGGTHLPDLTMVSPITLDGEPVGYAVSRAHHADIGGMVPGSMPAGAREIYQEGVRIPPVRIVAEGERNEELLSLLLANVRNSEERRADLRAQIAANDRAELRLSELRDDHGTETLRAAFDAVIDYSRERMEAAIAELPTGTFAAEDFLEGDGITDEDVPIRARITIHNNSLTVDFTDTAPQVDGNVNAPRAVTKSAVYFVVRAVTDPDIPPNEGCYQPVSVEIPSGSLLDPEPPAAVVGGNVETSQRVTDTVLSAFAEAVPDQLPAQGQGTMNNLTIGSRDGEGFSYYETIGGGFGGRPTKDGMDGVQVGMTNTLNTPVEALEAEYPLRVTRYALRPDSGGRGQYRGGLGIERRITTEVPATVSLLTERRRYPPRGVAGGEDGACGTNLIDGEPVGAKTTVEVDAGTTVTVRTPGGGGHGPPKKRDEQSTATDVTDGKRTKSVDQEHTDAEDAE, encoded by the coding sequence ATGACAGACACCACCGAAAGCTCCGATGTCGCCGAGGAGATTGATCCTGTGACGCTCGAAATCATGCGTAACCAGCTAGAGGGCGTCGCCGAGGAGATGGGACAAGTGCTAGTAGCCGGTGCCTACTCGCCGAATATCAAGGAGCGACGGGACTGTTCGACCGCGCTGTTCGACACCGAGGGTCGACTCATAGCCCAAGCCGAACACATACCGGTTCATCTGGGTGCGATGCCGGAGGCCGTCGAGGCGGTCCGCCAACAGGACCCACAGCCGGGCGATATCTGGCTGCTCAACGACCCGTTTGCCGGTGGTACCCATCTCCCAGATCTGACGATGGTCTCGCCGATAACGCTCGACGGTGAGCCAGTCGGCTACGCCGTCTCGCGGGCCCACCATGCCGATATCGGCGGGATGGTACCCGGAAGCATGCCTGCCGGGGCCAGAGAGATCTATCAGGAGGGAGTTCGGATTCCACCAGTCAGAATCGTTGCGGAGGGAGAACGGAACGAGGAACTGCTGTCGCTGCTGTTGGCGAACGTCCGCAACAGCGAGGAACGACGGGCCGATCTTCGTGCACAGATCGCCGCCAACGACCGGGCCGAACTGCGGCTCTCGGAGCTTCGAGACGACCACGGCACCGAGACACTCCGCGCGGCTTTCGACGCCGTCATCGACTATTCCCGAGAGCGCATGGAAGCCGCAATCGCGGAGCTTCCAACCGGTACGTTCGCCGCCGAAGACTTCCTCGAAGGCGACGGCATCACCGACGAGGATGTCCCAATTAGGGCGCGTATAACGATTCACAACAACTCTTTGACCGTCGACTTTACCGACACGGCCCCACAGGTCGACGGTAACGTCAACGCGCCGCGAGCGGTCACCAAAAGTGCAGTCTACTTCGTCGTCCGCGCGGTGACTGATCCTGATATACCACCGAACGAGGGCTGTTATCAGCCCGTTTCGGTTGAGATTCCGAGTGGAAGTCTCCTTGATCCGGAGCCACCTGCAGCCGTTGTGGGCGGCAACGTCGAGACCAGCCAGCGAGTAACTGATACGGTGCTGTCGGCGTTCGCGGAGGCAGTCCCCGACCAACTACCGGCACAGGGACAGGGGACGATGAACAACCTCACAATCGGAAGCCGGGATGGCGAAGGGTTCAGCTACTACGAGACGATTGGTGGTGGGTTCGGCGGTCGACCGACCAAAGATGGGATGGACGGCGTCCAAGTCGGGATGACGAACACGCTGAATACGCCGGTCGAGGCGCTTGAGGCCGAGTATCCGCTCCGGGTGACGCGCTACGCGCTGCGCCCTGACAGCGGCGGTCGTGGCCAGTATCGCGGCGGGCTTGGCATCGAACGCCGCATAACAACCGAGGTTCCAGCCACCGTGTCACTACTGACCGAGCGTCGACGCTACCCGCCTCGTGGCGTTGCTGGCGGCGAGGACGGCGCGTGTGGAACAAATTTGATCGATGGCGAGCCAGTGGGCGCGAAAACAACAGTTGAGGTCGACGCCGGAACCACAGTCACAGTTCGAACACCGGGTGGCGGCGGTCACGGGCCACCGAAAAAACGGGACGAGCAGTCG